A single Pseudobdellovibrionaceae bacterium DNA region contains:
- the selD gene encoding selenide, water dikinase SelD gives MDTFLDSNLEPIALTKTVKKSGCAAKLPAGELSKVLKSLPLKRPDSLIVGMEKFDDAALWDLGDGRLMVKTLDFFTPIVDDPVDFGRIAAANALSDVYAMGGTPALALTILAFPTAHLPMEMVRFLMAGAVEKIEEAGAALGGGHSIDDDTLKLGFSVTGFVDKNRAWTNAGAHPGDVLILTKALGTGTLISANKEGKAEAEWMKAAIQSMSQLNTVPQLLADFDIHAATDITGFGLAGHGMEMAIASGYRLNIKTSQLPVLPGALEMLKQGILNKAHKTNLDYTKDKVEFSSQIPAAQRWLCLDAQTSGGLLLAVSPEDQEGILRQLRTHFPMACAIGVVSDVPAEPFAISLD, from the coding sequence ATGGATACATTTCTGGATTCAAATCTGGAACCCATTGCCCTCACTAAGACTGTTAAGAAAAGTGGCTGTGCCGCGAAACTTCCGGCCGGGGAGCTGAGCAAAGTTCTCAAGTCTCTGCCATTAAAGCGTCCCGACTCGCTGATTGTGGGAATGGAAAAATTTGACGACGCGGCTCTTTGGGATCTGGGTGATGGTCGACTGATGGTGAAAACTCTGGATTTTTTTACTCCCATTGTGGATGACCCCGTGGATTTTGGGCGCATTGCTGCCGCCAACGCCCTCAGCGATGTGTACGCCATGGGCGGAACTCCTGCGCTGGCCTTAACCATTCTTGCTTTTCCCACAGCCCACTTGCCCATGGAGATGGTGAGGTTCTTGATGGCGGGTGCGGTGGAAAAAATTGAGGAAGCGGGTGCCGCTCTGGGTGGCGGCCACAGCATTGATGACGATACTTTAAAACTTGGATTTTCTGTCACCGGCTTTGTGGACAAAAACCGAGCTTGGACAAACGCGGGGGCTCACCCGGGAGATGTGCTGATTCTCACTAAAGCCCTCGGCACGGGCACACTGATTAGCGCCAACAAAGAAGGCAAAGCTGAGGCCGAATGGATGAAGGCGGCCATACAGAGTATGAGCCAACTCAACACAGTTCCTCAGCTATTAGCTGACTTTGATATTCATGCCGCCACCGATATTACAGGTTTTGGATTAGCTGGACATGGAATGGAAATGGCGATCGCCAGCGGTTATCGCCTAAACATCAAGACCAGCCAGTTGCCAGTTCTGCCTGGCGCCTTGGAAATGCTCAAACAAGGGATCTTGAATAAGGCCCACAAGACCAATTTGGATTACACCAAAGACAAAGTTGAATTCTCCTCACAGATTCCAGCAGCCCAAAGGTGGTTATGTCTGGATGCCCAAACCTCTGGTGGCCTTCTATTGGCCGTTTCACCTGAGGATCAAGAAGGGATTTTACGCCAACTCAGAACCCACTTCCCCATGGCTTGCGCTATTGGTGTGGTTTCTGACGTTCCTGCTGAGCCCTTTGCTATTAGTCTCGATTAA